One stretch of Vulpes lagopus strain Blue_001 chromosome X, ASM1834538v1, whole genome shotgun sequence DNA includes these proteins:
- the DDX53 gene encoding DEAD box protein 53: protein MAWAPEHRKADPQPRDHRAYRERGGGGGSNSGSGGGSGRGWSGPSGYVDLRASGTREPPLCFRLRNNMIGVVIGRGGAKIKDIQARTNTKIQIIKGDSEAEVKIFGARDMKAKAKAAIEALVEKQERSSSSESRVESAAPQPSATREFRAESTGGRQVQPLIDWDKIRAEVAGWEKRKWADLPPITKNFYVESKATSSLSKVQVDLWRKENFDVMCDDLKDGKKRPIPNPTCTFQDAFQPYPELMRNIKKAGFQKPMPIQSQAWPIILQGIDLIGVAQTGTGKTLAYLMPGFIHLNNQPISREERNGPGMLVLTPTRELALQVDAECSKYSYKGLKSICIYGSRNREQQIQDLTKGIDIIIATPGRLNDLQMNNLVNLRSITYLVLDEADKMLDLGFEHQIMKILLDVRPDRQTVMTSATWPDTIRRLAQSYLKQPMMVYVGTLDLAAVNTVKQNVIVTTEEEKRSLIQDFLHSLSPQDKVIVFVSRKLVADDLSSDLSIQGIPVQSLHGNREQYDREYALEDFKTGKVKILIATDLASRGLDVNDVTHVYNYDFPCNIEEYVHRVGRTGRAGKTGVSITLITQNDWKIASKLITILKRANQSVPEDLTAMAERYKMHKQKKDTRKRSKSHGKATEFY, encoded by the coding sequence ATGGCCTGGGCCCCAGAACACAgaaaggcagaccctcagcctCGAGATCACAGGGCCTACCGGGAGCGCGGAGGCGGTGGCGGCAGCAACAGCGGAAGTGGGGGCGGAAGTGGCCGAGGCTGGAGCGGCCCCTCGGGCTACGTGGACCTTAGGGCCTCAGGCACCAGAGAACCACCTCTCTGCTTTAGATTAAGGAACAATATGATCGGTGTGGTGATTGGTCGTGGTGGAGCAAAGATAAAAGACATCCAGGCCAGGACAAACACCAAGATACAGATCATAAAAGGTGACTCTGAAGCAGAGGTAAAAATTTTTGGTGCCAGGGACATGAAAGCCAAGGCCAAAGCAGCTATAGAAGCCCTTGTTGAGAAACAAGAACGCAGCTCCAGTTCAGAGTCCCGGGTTGAAAGTGCCGCACCTCAGCCCTCTGCCACAAGGGAGTTTCGTGCGGAGAGCACTGGTGGTAGACAAGTTCAGCCACTGATAGACTGGGATAAAATCAGGGCAGAAGTTGCAgggtgggaaaaaagaaaatgggcagaTTTACCACCCATTACGAAAAATTTCTACGTAGAATCTAAAGCCACAAGCTCGTTGTCTAAAGTTCAAGTAGACCtctggagaaaggaaaattttgaTGTAATGTGTGACGACCTGAAAGATGGTAAAAAGCGCCCCATCCCAAATCCTACCTGTACATTTCAGGATGCTTTCCAACCTTATCCTGAACTTATGAGGAACATTAAAAAAGCAGGTTTTCAAAAGCCAATGCCAATTCAGTCACAGGCGTGGCCAATTATTTTACAAGGAATAGATCTTATTGGAGTTGCCCAAACTGGAACAGGCAAAACTTTGGCCTATTTAATGCCTGGCTTTATTCATCTCAATAATCAACCAATATCGAGAGAGGAAAGGAATGGACCTGGCATGCTAGTCCTTACACCCACTAGAGAATTAGCTCTTCAGGTAGATGCTGAATGTTCTAAGTATTCATACAAAGGTCTTAAAAGTATTTGTATATATGGTTCCAGAAATAGAGAACAACAAATACAAGACCTTACCAAAGGCATAGATATCATTATTGCAACTCCCGGAAGACTGAATGATCTGCAAATGAATAACTTAGTCAACTTACGAAGCATAACATACTTAGTCTTAGATGAAGCAGATAAAATGCTAGATCTGGGGTTTGAACACCAGATAATGAAGATCTTATTAGATGTGCGCCCAGATCGGCAGACTGTTATGACAAGTGCAACTTGGCCAGATACCATTCGTCGACTTGCTCAATCTTATTTGAAACAGCCTATGATGGTGTATGTTGGTACTCTGGACCTAGCTGCTGTTAATACCGTGAAGCAAAATGTAATTGTTaccacagaagaagaaaaacgATCTCTTATCCAAGATTTCCTACACAGCCTGTCACCCCAAGACAAAGTCATCGTGTTTGTGAGCAGAAAACTTGTTGCTGATGACTTATCAAGTGATTTAAGCATCCAGGGCATACCAGTGCAATCACTGCATGGTAACAGAGAACAGTATGATCGTGAGTATGCTCTGGAGGACTTTAAAActggaaaagtgaaaatattgaTTGCTACTGATTTAGCATCCAGAGGTCTTGATGTTAATGATGTCACACATGTATATAATTATGACTTCCCATGCAATATTGAAGAATATGTACATAGAGTTGGGCGTACTGGAAGAGCAGGAAAGACGGGTGTATCAATTACCCTCATAACTCAAAATGATTGGAAAATCGCTAGCAAATTGATTACGATTCTAAAACGAGCAAATCAGAGTGTCCCGGAAGATCTTACAGCAATGGCTGAGCGAtataaaatgcataaacaaaaaaaggacacaagaaaaagatcaaaatcgCATGGAAAAGCCACGGAATTTTATTGA